The following is a genomic window from Niveispirillum cyanobacteriorum.
TGCCATCATCGATCAGGATAGCTGGTTGCCGCAGGTGTCGGCGGGTATCCAGTACAAGGACAATGAACGCGACAGCCTGTTGAAGGCCATTGGTGCCCGCAGCGGCAATGGCACGGATTTCTATGTTTCCGCCACCAAGCTGCTGCTGGAGCATAGCCTGCTGCTGAACGGCACCGTCCGCATGACAAAGGCCAACGAGATCGGCATCCTGGGCTTTGGCGGCACCGGCAATGGCTATGAACCCATGGTCGAAGGCAGTGTCGGCTATCTGATCAACCGCAACCTGCTGGTCGGGGTGGAATACCGGTCAAAGCCGGACAATCTGGCCATCGTCAAGGAAAGCGACTGGTTTGATCTGTTCGTGGCCTGGGTGCCCACAAAGAACGTGTCGCTGACTGTTGCCTATGCCGACCTGGGCACCGTTGCCATCCGGGACAAGCAGAAGGCGCTTTATCTGTCCCTGCAAGTGGGGTTCTGAGGCCATGGCAAATCTGAAACATCTGCTGCTGGCCGGGCTTCTGGCGTTGTCCGCCCCGGCCCTGGCCGCCGACACGGCCGCCTTTGAAGCCTTTGGCGGTAAGCCGGGGATCGACCGCGTGGCGACCGATTTCGTAACGCGCATGGAACAGGATGCCAAGATCGGAGCCTTCTTCAAGGACAGCAATCCAGAACGGCTGCGCAAGATGCTGGCCGAACAGTTCTGTGCCGAACTGTCCGGCCCCTGCACCTATACCGGCCAGACCATGCAGCAATCCCATGCGCGGTTCGAGATCCGGCGGGAGCATTTCAACCGGCTGGTGGAGATTTTGCAGGACACGATGAACGCGCATAACGTGCCGTTCTGGGCGCAGAACAAGTTGCTGGCCAAGCTGGCGCCCATGGCCCGTGACGTCATGCATAATGCTGAACGGACCGGCCTGCCGGTTGCCCCCCTGGCACCGCCTGCCAAGCCGGAGTGAGCTGATGGCACCGCTGCCGATGGGGACGGTGCCATTCGTCGGTCTTGTTGTTTTTGTTTTGACTTAATTAAGTAAATATCGAAATATCATCCTATGGACAGCTTCACCGCCCTTGCCGAGCCGACGCGGCGTTCGATCCTGGAAATGCTGGGGCAGCGTGCCCTTGCTGCC
Proteins encoded in this region:
- a CDS encoding group I truncated hemoglobin translates to MANLKHLLLAGLLALSAPALAADTAAFEAFGGKPGIDRVATDFVTRMEQDAKIGAFFKDSNPERLRKMLAEQFCAELSGPCTYTGQTMQQSHARFEIRREHFNRLVEILQDTMNAHNVPFWAQNKLLAKLAPMARDVMHNAERTGLPVAPLAPPAKPE
- a CDS encoding DUF3034 family protein codes for the protein MVRGVGLLAGVMAMALAGPAAAQIVVGKPTKTATVRPRALETAPRDNTGGKLLATGGVTQVEGAGGGGLTPWAVITGYGTDDQVGANAFLTKVYADDYRLTAYGGAIGLFDRVELSAAKHVFDTRQVGAALGLGKGYEFRQTVLGAKVRLFGDAIIDQDSWLPQVSAGIQYKDNERDSLLKAIGARSGNGTDFYVSATKLLLEHSLLLNGTVRMTKANEIGILGFGGTGNGYEPMVEGSVGYLINRNLLVGVEYRSKPDNLAIVKESDWFDLFVAWVPTKNVSLTVAYADLGTVAIRDKQKALYLSLQVGF